A genome region from endosymbiont of Acanthamoeba sp. UWC8 includes the following:
- the fusA gene encoding elongation factor G encodes MSSNTEIKNYRNIGIMAHIDAGKTTTTERVLYYTGKSHKIGEVHEGAATMDWMEQEQERGITITSAATTCFWQKDDEQDKTKYRINIIDTPGHVDFTIEVERSLRVLDGAVAVFDGVAGVEPQSETVWRQADKYSVPRMCFVNKMDRTGANFYRCVDMMVDRLGASPVVIQLPIGSEDVFVGVIDLVKMRAIVWEDESLGAKYNYTEIPADMKEQAEEYRVKLVEAAVEMDDAAMEAYLGGEEISVDTIKKCLRKGTVTGKFVPVLCGSAFKNKGVQPLLDAVVDYLPSPIDIPPVSAINDNNGEEIKIAADVKGKFAALAFKIMNDPYVGTLTFIRIYSGVLKAGTSVINTVKDNKERVGRMLLMHANDREDIKEAQAGDIVAIAGLKNTTTGDTLTEEGSAIVLERMEFPEPVIEVAVEPKTQADQEKMGLALSRLAAEDPSLRMKVDHESGQTVLAGMGELHLEIIVDRMKREFKVEANVGAPQVAYRETINKAYEIDYTHKKQSGGAGQFAKVKILFEPLQPGENFVFESKVVGGNVPREYIPAVQKGIDQIRQSGILAGYPVIDFKATLLDGAYHDVDSSALAFEIAAKAAFREGAAKASPVILEPVMKVEVITPDEFMGDVIGHLNSIRGRILGMDARGNAQVINAEVPLATMFGYVNTLRSMTQGRAQYTMQFAHYEHVPQHVATEIIAKSA; translated from the coding sequence ATGAGTTCGAATACTGAAATTAAGAATTACAGAAATATTGGGATAATGGCTCATATTGACGCCGGAAAAACCACAACCACTGAGAGAGTGTTGTATTATACTGGTAAGTCGCATAAAATTGGTGAGGTGCATGAGGGTGCAGCTACGATGGATTGGATGGAGCAGGAGCAGGAAAGAGGGATCACGATCACTTCAGCGGCTACTACTTGTTTTTGGCAGAAAGATGATGAGCAAGATAAAACCAAGTATAGAATTAATATTATTGATACACCTGGGCACGTAGATTTTACTATTGAAGTAGAAAGATCTTTGAGGGTTCTTGATGGAGCGGTAGCAGTATTTGATGGAGTGGCCGGTGTTGAGCCGCAGTCTGAAACTGTATGGCGTCAGGCGGATAAATATAGTGTTCCGCGTATGTGTTTTGTTAACAAAATGGATAGAACGGGCGCAAATTTTTATCGTTGTGTTGATATGATGGTTGATAGGCTTGGGGCTTCCCCTGTGGTTATTCAGCTTCCGATCGGTTCTGAGGATGTATTTGTCGGAGTAATCGACTTGGTTAAAATGAGAGCTATTGTTTGGGAAGATGAGTCTTTAGGTGCTAAGTATAATTATACTGAAATCCCCGCGGATATGAAAGAGCAGGCTGAAGAATATCGTGTTAAGCTTGTTGAGGCTGCGGTAGAGATGGATGATGCGGCCATGGAAGCTTATCTGGGTGGAGAAGAGATCTCCGTAGATACAATTAAGAAATGTTTAAGAAAGGGTACGGTAACCGGTAAATTTGTGCCGGTTCTTTGCGGTAGTGCGTTTAAAAATAAAGGGGTGCAGCCTCTGCTTGATGCAGTTGTTGATTACCTTCCGAGTCCGATTGATATTCCTCCCGTTAGTGCTATTAATGATAATAATGGTGAAGAGATAAAGATTGCTGCTGATGTTAAGGGTAAATTTGCGGCGCTTGCATTTAAAATCATGAATGATCCGTATGTTGGTACGCTTACTTTTATCCGTATATATTCCGGGGTTTTAAAGGCCGGTACCAGTGTGATTAACACGGTTAAAGACAATAAGGAAAGAGTCGGCAGGATGTTGTTAATGCATGCTAATGATCGTGAAGATATCAAGGAAGCTCAAGCTGGAGATATAGTTGCGATTGCAGGTCTTAAAAATACTACGACCGGAGACACTCTGACCGAAGAAGGTAGTGCTATTGTTTTGGAAAGAATGGAATTTCCCGAGCCGGTTATTGAAGTTGCAGTTGAACCTAAGACTCAAGCTGACCAAGAAAAAATGGGTTTAGCCTTGTCGCGTTTAGCAGCAGAGGATCCGTCGCTTAGAATGAAGGTCGATCATGAATCAGGCCAGACTGTGCTGGCGGGAATGGGTGAGCTTCACTTGGAAATTATCGTTGATAGAATGAAGCGTGAATTTAAAGTTGAAGCAAACGTAGGTGCTCCACAAGTTGCATATAGAGAAACTATCAATAAAGCTTACGAGATAGATTATACTCATAAAAAGCAATCAGGTGGTGCTGGCCAATTTGCTAAGGTTAAGATCTTGTTTGAACCATTGCAGCCAGGTGAGAACTTTGTGTTTGAAAGTAAGGTTGTCGGCGGGAACGTGCCAAGAGAGTATATACCTGCTGTTCAAAAAGGTATCGACCAAATTAGGCAAAGCGGGATACTTGCCGGATACCCGGTTATAGATTTTAAAGCAACTCTTCTTGATGGAGCTTACCATGATGTTGATTCAAGTGCGCTTGCATTTGAAATCGCAGCGAAAGCCGCATTTAGAGAAGGTGCAGCAAAAGCAAGTCCTGTTATACTTGAGCCGGTGATGAAAGTAGAAGTCATTACCCCGGATGAATTTATGGGTGATGTAATAGGGCATTTAAATAGTATCCGCGGCAGGATATTGGGTATGGATGCTAGAGGAAACGCGCAAGTTATTAATGCTGAAGTGCCTCTTGCTACTATGTTCGGATATGTTAATACCTTAAGATCTATGACTCAAGGCAGGGCGCAATATACTATGCAATTCGCCCACTATGAACATGTACCGCAACACGTTGCAACTGAAATAATTGCTAAGTCAGCTTAG
- the rpsG gene encoding 30S ribosomal protein S7 produces MSRRRTAEQRVVNPDAKYGSVVITKFINNMMCDGKRSVAEKIFYEAVESIAGKLSLEPAEAFEKGLENVKPLLEVRSRRVGGATYQVPVEVRKNRQSALAMRWIINAARQRKSERTMATRLAAELLDAINQRGAAYKKREDTHRMAEANRAFAHYRW; encoded by the coding sequence ATGTCGCGTAGAAGAACAGCAGAGCAAAGAGTAGTGAATCCGGATGCAAAATACGGTAGTGTTGTTATTACTAAGTTTATAAACAACATGATGTGTGATGGCAAAAGATCTGTAGCAGAAAAGATATTTTATGAAGCGGTCGAGTCGATAGCGGGAAAGTTAAGTCTTGAGCCTGCGGAAGCTTTTGAGAAAGGGTTGGAAAATGTAAAGCCTTTACTTGAAGTTAGGTCTAGAAGGGTTGGAGGTGCAACTTACCAAGTCCCTGTTGAAGTAAGGAAGAATAGACAATCAGCTTTGGCTATGAGATGGATCATCAATGCTGCAAGGCAGAGAAAAAGTGAAAGAACAATGGCTACAAGGCTTGCGGCCGAGCTTCTAGATGCAATAAATCAGCGTGGTGCTGCTTATAAAAAGAGAGAAGATACGCATAGAATGGCTGAAGCAAACAGGGCGTTTGCTCATTATAGATGGTAA
- the rpsL gene encoding 30S ribosomal protein S12, whose translation MPTINQLIRKPRTDKSVKTKVPALERCPQRRGVCTRVYTTTPKKPNSALRKVCRVRLTNGFEVTSYIPGEGHNLQEHSVILIRGGRVKDLPGVRYHTLRGVLDTQGVKNRKQARSKYGAKRPK comes from the coding sequence ATGCCAACAATAAACCAATTGATTAGGAAACCAAGGACTGATAAGTCAGTTAAAACAAAGGTTCCTGCTTTAGAGAGATGTCCGCAAAGGAGAGGTGTGTGTACAAGGGTGTATACAACTACTCCTAAAAAACCAAACTCAGCGCTTAGAAAAGTGTGCAGGGTAAGACTAACAAATGGTTTTGAGGTTACTAGCTATATTCCGGGAGAGGGGCACAACCTTCAAGAGCACTCGGTAATATTGATTCGCGGTGGAAGGGTTAAAGATTTACCAGGTGTTAGATATCATACGCTTCGTGGAGTTCTTGATACTCAAGGTGTTAAGAATCGTAAGCAAGCTAGGTCAAAATATGGTGCGAAGAGACCAAAATAG
- the parA gene encoding ParA family partition ATPase produces the protein MNDCCTITISQQKGGSGKTTIAAHLAVSLSQMNKRVAVIDIDPQGSLSRWHSIRQERYGDGFTGINLISKAGWKVQNEIFSLKTKYDYIIIDSPPHNETDAKTAIRTSDLVIIPMQPSPTDLWATDNTTSFCKQNNIPYQILLNRVPPNSKILPTLTKNLENILKTTIGNRVAFSSSFLDGKCITETQPNSPAAKEIKELVNEIITAIKIIKSGQVAV, from the coding sequence ATGAATGATTGCTGCACGATTACAATTTCACAACAAAAAGGCGGTAGCGGCAAAACTACTATAGCAGCACATCTTGCAGTAAGCTTAAGCCAAATGAATAAAAGGGTTGCGGTAATTGATATCGATCCACAGGGAAGCTTAAGCCGCTGGCATAGCATAAGGCAAGAAAGATACGGCGACGGGTTTACAGGTATTAATCTTATCTCCAAAGCTGGGTGGAAAGTTCAAAATGAAATCTTTTCTCTTAAAACGAAATACGATTATATTATAATAGATAGCCCTCCTCACAATGAAACAGATGCAAAAACAGCAATACGCACTTCAGACTTAGTTATTATACCTATGCAGCCAAGCCCTACCGATTTATGGGCAACGGATAACACCACTTCGTTTTGTAAACAAAATAATATTCCTTATCAAATATTATTAAACCGTGTTCCACCCAATTCTAAGATTTTACCGACTTTAACTAAAAATTTAGAAAACATTCTAAAAACCACCATTGGAAATAGAGTGGCATTCTCCTCCTCATTCTTAGACGGCAAATGTATTACGGAAACCCAACCGAACTCACCGGCCGCTAAAGAGATTAAGGAATTGGTAAATGAAATCATTACAGCCATTAAAATAATAAAATCAGGTCAAGTTGCGGTATAA
- a CDS encoding shikimate kinase gives MRIKVTKPIVLVGIMGSGKSTIGKKLAKKLHMQFYDSDQVIEEREGLKIVDIYDYRGEEYFKKQEESIIKEVLRYGTIILSTGGGSFANEEVRNLIKEKAISIWLYSDIDTIYERISRRNTRPGLNGENKLEVLESLIEQQYPLLEQADIKINSGNADAHYIVDNILVKLKELC, from the coding sequence ATGAGAATAAAAGTGACAAAACCTATTGTATTAGTCGGCATAATGGGAAGTGGTAAAAGCACTATCGGTAAAAAGCTGGCTAAAAAGCTACATATGCAATTTTATGATAGTGATCAAGTAATTGAAGAACGCGAAGGATTAAAAATAGTTGATATTTATGATTACCGCGGTGAAGAATACTTTAAAAAACAGGAAGAAAGTATAATAAAGGAAGTATTAAGATACGGAACTATCATTCTTTCTACCGGAGGAGGAAGCTTCGCCAATGAAGAAGTAAGAAATCTAATTAAAGAGAAGGCAATTTCTATTTGGCTTTATTCAGATATAGATACCATCTACGAAAGAATCTCGCGAAGAAATACGAGACCCGGATTAAACGGCGAGAATAAACTGGAAGTGCTTGAAAGCCTTATTGAACAACAATACCCTCTTCTTGAGCAAGCAGATATTAAAATAAATAGCGGAAATGCGGATGCGCATTATATAGTGGATAATATTTTAGTAAAACTTAAAGAACTTTGCTAA
- a CDS encoding type II toxin-antitoxin system RelE/ParE family toxin has protein sequence MDKVSIRTIKIYGKDEKEFITDWLEGLEDIKARIKILRKLDRVKFKKCKDLKDLGNGLFELKINYGEGYYIYYTNLENDTILLLYGGELSRKESIIEQAKEYMAEHTKRKGYSYYREYDELLLERLMLEKEAQQHLETALEEFIEDRDKAIFLRALREVAVVHGGIAELSEKTKLNRQSLHKALCPTANPKLDIIGAIIKGLGFKIRIEADT, from the coding sequence ATGGATAAAGTAAGTATAAGAACTATTAAGATCTATGGTAAAGATGAGAAAGAGTTCATTACTGATTGGTTGGAAGGCCTCGAAGATATAAAAGCCAGAATTAAAATTTTAAGAAAATTGGATCGGGTAAAATTCAAAAAGTGTAAAGATCTTAAAGATTTGGGTAACGGGCTATTTGAGCTTAAAATAAATTATGGAGAAGGGTATTATATCTATTATACCAACTTAGAAAATGATACTATTTTGCTACTTTACGGCGGAGAGTTATCCAGGAAAGAAAGTATTATTGAGCAAGCTAAGGAATATATGGCTGAGCACACTAAAAGGAAAGGTTATAGTTATTATCGCGAATATGATGAGCTTTTATTGGAAAGGCTTATGTTGGAAAAGGAAGCACAGCAGCATCTGGAAACGGCACTTGAAGAGTTTATTGAAGATAGGGATAAGGCAATTTTTCTGCGCGCTTTAAGGGAGGTAGCCGTAGTGCATGGGGGAATAGCGGAATTATCTGAGAAAACTAAACTTAATAGGCAAAGCTTACATAAAGCATTATGTCCCACTGCAAATCCGAAGCTGGACATTATTGGAGCTATAATAAAAGGTTTAGGGTTTAAAATTAGAATAGAAGCTGATACTTAA
- a CDS encoding YgfZ/GcvT domain-containing protein, whose product MEYFLLENREVIAISGTDRGKFLQGIISNDIGKINLDSYIYALMLTPQGKLLYDFFIIERDNSYLLDCPKPFVEEIVKKFNVYKLRSDINISRLIDHKIYASFSKLNNLFLQDPRNAELGFRAIINPSISLIGAPLDIRKYDLKRMELLIPDMVSDLDSGTYFPLELHLDELNAIDYKKGCYVGQEVTARTHYRGVVRKNIYRIEVIDGEQLEPKTNIYLGEKKVGQTLGFVGSQGLGLLRTEEIEIAKDLLFTANQSYIRVIF is encoded by the coding sequence ATGGAATATTTTTTATTAGAGAATAGAGAAGTAATTGCTATTTCAGGCACTGACAGGGGAAAGTTTTTACAAGGTATTATTTCCAATGATATCGGTAAGATTAACCTTGATTCTTATATTTATGCTTTGATGCTAACACCGCAAGGTAAGCTTTTATATGATTTTTTTATAATTGAAAGAGATAATAGCTATTTACTTGATTGCCCGAAACCTTTTGTTGAAGAAATTGTAAAGAAATTTAATGTTTATAAATTACGATCGGATATTAATATAAGTCGGCTAATTGACCATAAAATTTATGCCAGCTTTTCTAAGCTTAACAATCTTTTTTTACAGGATCCGAGGAATGCGGAATTAGGTTTTAGGGCAATTATTAATCCTTCCATTTCGCTTATCGGCGCTCCTCTGGATATTAGGAAGTATGACTTAAAAAGAATGGAGCTACTAATCCCAGACATGGTTAGTGATCTTGACTCAGGTACTTATTTCCCTTTGGAATTACATTTAGATGAATTAAATGCAATTGATTATAAAAAAGGCTGCTATGTCGGGCAGGAAGTGACAGCTAGAACTCATTATAGAGGAGTAGTAAGAAAGAACATATATAGAATTGAGGTTATTGATGGGGAGCAATTGGAGCCTAAAACAAATATATATTTAGGAGAGAAAAAAGTTGGCCAAACTTTAGGCTTTGTTGGAAGCCAAGGACTGGGGTTACTTAGAACTGAAGAAATTGAAATAGCAAAAGATCTATTATTCACAGCTAACCAGTCATATATTAGGGTTATATTTTAA
- the glyA gene encoding serine hydroxymethyltransferase, with amino-acid sequence MPKDLSLNFLNNFFKQPLESCDPEIASFINKELKRQQDSIELIASENIVSRAVLEAQGSILTNKYAEGYPGRRYYGGCEFVDEIEKLAIERAKKLFDVEFANVQPHSGSQANQAVFCALLEPKDKILGLSLDSGGHLTHGSKVNISGKWFESYFYDVVKETGYIDYDKMLDLAKEHKPKLIIAGCSAYPRFIDFKKCREIADKVNAYLLVDMAHFAGQVAADLYTNPAEFAHIVTTTTHKTLRGPRGGLILTNYEEIAKKINSAVFPGIQGGPLMHVIAAKAVAFGEALKPEYKNYMQNVVDNAETLAEILVEREYSIFTGGTDCHLLLVDLRPQKLTGKAADASLERAHLTCNKNSIPFDTEKPTITSGIRLGTPAGTTRGFGKIEFKEIGNMIADVLDGLKSNPEDNSDIEQKTRIRVKNLCERFPIY; translated from the coding sequence ATGCCTAAAGATTTATCCCTTAATTTTCTTAATAATTTTTTCAAACAACCATTAGAGAGTTGCGATCCAGAGATTGCTTCATTTATTAATAAAGAACTTAAAAGGCAACAAGATTCAATTGAACTTATTGCTTCAGAAAATATTGTTAGCCGTGCAGTATTAGAGGCACAAGGTTCAATACTCACAAATAAATATGCCGAAGGCTATCCGGGAAGACGTTACTATGGCGGCTGTGAATTTGTCGATGAGATTGAAAAGCTAGCTATTGAAAGAGCTAAAAAATTATTTGATGTAGAGTTCGCAAACGTGCAACCGCATTCAGGTTCTCAAGCTAACCAGGCCGTGTTTTGTGCACTATTGGAGCCAAAAGATAAAATACTGGGATTATCTTTAGATTCCGGAGGACATTTAACGCATGGATCAAAAGTAAATATTTCCGGAAAATGGTTTGAATCTTATTTTTATGATGTAGTGAAAGAGACGGGCTACATAGATTACGACAAAATGTTAGACTTGGCAAAGGAGCATAAACCCAAATTAATTATTGCAGGTTGCTCCGCTTATCCAAGATTTATTGATTTTAAAAAATGTCGAGAGATTGCTGATAAAGTAAATGCATACTTATTAGTTGATATGGCGCATTTTGCCGGTCAAGTAGCAGCAGACCTCTATACAAATCCGGCTGAATTTGCCCATATTGTAACCACCACAACCCATAAAACTTTAAGAGGACCTCGAGGCGGGCTAATCTTAACTAATTATGAAGAAATCGCTAAAAAAATTAATTCGGCAGTTTTTCCTGGAATTCAAGGAGGGCCTCTTATGCATGTAATTGCTGCGAAAGCAGTGGCTTTCGGGGAAGCATTAAAACCTGAGTATAAGAATTATATGCAAAACGTTGTAGATAATGCAGAAACACTTGCAGAAATATTAGTTGAAAGAGAATATTCTATTTTTACCGGGGGTACTGATTGCCATCTATTATTAGTTGATTTGAGACCGCAAAAACTTACCGGTAAAGCGGCTGATGCCAGTTTGGAACGGGCGCATCTTACCTGCAATAAAAACTCAATCCCTTTTGATACTGAAAAACCTACCATTACTTCCGGAATAAGGCTAGGTACCCCTGCAGGCACTACCAGAGGATTCGGTAAAATTGAATTTAAAGAGATAGGTAACATGATTGCAGACGTGCTTGACGGGTTAAAAAGCAACCCTGAAGATAATTCTGATATAGAGCAAAAAACAAGGATCCGAGTTAAAAATTTATGTGAAAGATTCCCGATTTACTAA
- the rpiB gene encoding ribose 5-phosphate isomerase B translates to MQKIYLGADHAGFSLKEKIAEHLSGKTYKLIDLGTNSNQSVDYPDFAKMLSDNVAACEGGIGILVCGSGIGMSIAANRNPKIRAALCHNASYVKLAREHNDANVLVLGARFLQEKDVLEMVDVFLSTEFLQGRHKERVQKLIDL, encoded by the coding sequence ATGCAAAAAATATATTTGGGTGCGGATCACGCAGGGTTTAGCTTAAAAGAGAAGATAGCTGAACATCTTAGTGGCAAAACATATAAGCTAATTGATTTGGGTACTAATAGTAATCAATCCGTAGATTACCCTGACTTTGCCAAAATGTTGAGCGATAATGTTGCCGCCTGTGAGGGAGGAATCGGAATATTAGTTTGTGGAAGCGGAATAGGTATGTCGATTGCTGCCAATCGAAACCCAAAAATAAGAGCTGCACTATGCCATAATGCTTCATATGTAAAACTTGCTCGTGAGCACAATGATGCTAATGTTTTGGTGCTTGGAGCTAGGTTTTTACAGGAAAAGGATGTACTTGAAATGGTAGATGTTTTTCTTTCCACGGAATTTTTACAGGGCAGGCATAAAGAAAGAGTGCAAAAACTAATAGATCTTTGA
- a CDS encoding SH3 domain-containing protein, translated as MKRLLIICLLAGLLPLNVLAREVGKETGLPLPRFVVLKSNKSNLRNGAGIKNAIKWTYLKKGYPMEVVAEFENWRKLKDIDGTEGWINENLITGRRNVVIIGNKFELNLDKYKLKQQEMILLRYPDENSHPIVKVEFGVIGNIKKCDREWCKIKIEEYTGWIKKINLWGVYQEEIIG; from the coding sequence ATGAAAAGACTCTTAATTATTTGCTTATTAGCCGGTTTGCTGCCCCTGAATGTGTTGGCAAGAGAGGTCGGAAAAGAAACCGGTTTACCGCTGCCGCGTTTTGTGGTTTTGAAGTCGAATAAATCTAATTTAAGAAACGGTGCAGGGATAAAGAATGCCATCAAATGGACGTATTTGAAAAAAGGATATCCGATGGAAGTAGTGGCTGAGTTTGAAAATTGGAGAAAACTAAAAGATATTGATGGAACAGAAGGCTGGATTAACGAGAATTTAATTACCGGTCGTAGAAACGTGGTCATTATAGGAAATAAATTTGAATTAAACTTGGATAAATATAAGCTAAAGCAACAAGAAATGATTTTACTTAGATATCCGGATGAGAACTCACATCCTATTGTAAAAGTTGAATTTGGGGTAATTGGGAATATTAAGAAATGTGATAGAGAATGGTGTAAAATTAAAATTGAAGAATATACAGGCTGGATTAAAAAAATTAATCTTTGGGGAGTCTACCAAGAAGAAATTATAGGATGA
- the coaD gene encoding pantetheine-phosphate adenylyltransferase, whose protein sequence is MDNNKIAIYPGTFDPVTLGHLDIIARSAKVFEGVIVAVAQDSKKITHFSFEERVDMLNYELKRLKLENVKAKAFKGLLVDFIKAEGARIIVRGLRALADFEYEFQMSYINHKLSPDIETVFLPATENGHFISSSFVNEIARLGGNLKGFVSEEIAAKIKERYSKK, encoded by the coding sequence ATGGACAATAACAAAATTGCTATTTATCCGGGCACATTTGACCCTGTAACTTTAGGGCATTTGGATATTATTGCAAGATCAGCCAAAGTTTTTGAAGGTGTAATAGTCGCTGTTGCACAGGATAGCAAAAAAATTACTCATTTCTCATTTGAAGAAAGGGTGGATATGTTGAATTATGAGCTAAAGAGGCTGAAACTTGAGAATGTCAAGGCTAAAGCATTCAAAGGTTTATTAGTTGATTTTATTAAGGCTGAGGGAGCAAGGATTATAGTTCGCGGGCTAAGAGCCTTGGCTGATTTTGAATATGAGTTTCAAATGTCCTATATAAACCATAAATTATCGCCTGATATTGAAACAGTTTTCTTACCTGCTACCGAAAACGGCCATTTTATTTCATCAAGCTTTGTAAATGAGATAGCAAGGCTGGGAGGCAACCTTAAGGGTTTCGTATCAGAGGAAATAGCAGCTAAAATTAAAGAACGTTACAGTAAGAAATGA
- the tsaE gene encoding tRNA (adenosine(37)-N6)-threonylcarbamoyltransferase complex ATPase subunit type 1 TsaE, with amino-acid sequence MQVIVNSLEELDKFAAKIAQKLEAGMAVCLKGDLGAGKTTLSRSLIRHIVQNQTLEITSPTFNLVHLYNAPNFKIWHFDLYRLKTAEEVYELGIEDAFNELAIIEWPEIIEEILPKNKIEIFIEFAENENSRKITVNN; translated from the coding sequence ATGCAAGTTATAGTAAATAGTTTAGAAGAGCTGGATAAGTTTGCTGCAAAGATTGCTCAAAAATTGGAAGCCGGAATGGCGGTTTGCTTAAAGGGCGATTTGGGAGCCGGAAAAACTACTCTATCAAGAAGCTTAATAAGACATATCGTTCAAAATCAAACTTTAGAAATTACTAGCCCTACTTTTAATTTAGTACACTTATATAACGCTCCAAATTTTAAAATTTGGCATTTTGACTTATATAGATTGAAAACGGCGGAAGAAGTATATGAACTTGGTATCGAAGATGCTTTTAATGAGCTGGCAATTATTGAATGGCCGGAAATTATAGAAGAGATATTACCAAAAAATAAAATTGAAATATTTATTGAGTTTGCTGAAAATGAAAATTCACGAAAAATTACCGTGAATAATTAG